One Candidatus Paceibacterota bacterium DNA segment encodes these proteins:
- the queA gene encoding tRNA preQ1(34) S-adenosylmethionine ribosyltransferase-isomerase QueA — protein sequence MPDDILAQYDYTLPDELIAKQPTTPRDAARLLIYHKQTGEIQDTTFAHVIDALPANTLLVLNDTRVLPARVAFTKRTGGTVSMLYIAHTDTTSLWWAPKPLSTGDVLSCGGHTLSVLERTSDGYICSLPVPAEDFFSFLETHGTTPLPPYIKHSPLSEAQARIEYQTVFARERGSVAAPTASLHFTPELLERVRKKYEVVSVTLHVNRGTFAPVTEAHIARNALHSEWYRVTQPTVDAIRRARDAGRPIIAVGTTVIRVLETIARNEQWDAHTGTTTLFLRPPQRPQIITGCITNFHVPRSSLMMLIASIIGRDELMRLYAHAITRRYRFYSFGDAMLILP from the coding sequence ATGCCTGATGATATCCTCGCGCAATACGACTACACTCTCCCAGACGAGCTCATAGCAAAGCAGCCGACAACACCACGCGACGCCGCGCGTTTACTTATTTACCATAAACAAACGGGAGAGATACAAGACACAACCTTTGCGCATGTTATTGATGCTCTCCCCGCAAACACTCTCCTAGTACTCAACGATACCCGGGTGCTCCCAGCACGTGTTGCCTTCACAAAACGTACAGGTGGTACAGTGTCGATGCTCTATATAGCACACACTGATACAACATCGCTGTGGTGGGCTCCAAAGCCGCTCAGTACTGGAGACGTCCTCTCCTGCGGCGGACATACTCTATCTGTCTTGGAACGAACGTCCGATGGGTATATATGCTCTCTCCCTGTTCCAGCTGAAGATTTTTTTTCATTTTTAGAAACACACGGCACAACGCCGCTACCTCCCTATATAAAGCATTCACCCCTTTCAGAAGCCCAAGCGCGCATAGAATACCAAACCGTGTTCGCTCGTGAGCGAGGTTCGGTAGCCGCACCAACTGCTTCGCTTCACTTCACGCCGGAGCTTCTCGAGCGAGTTCGAAAAAAATATGAGGTCGTTTCAGTGACACTCCACGTGAATCGTGGAACATTTGCGCCAGTCACTGAGGCACACATTGCACGCAACGCACTCCATAGCGAGTGGTATCGCGTAACACAACCGACAGTAGACGCCATCCGCAGAGCTCGCGATGCCGGTCGCCCCATCATCGCTGTTGGGACTACGGTTATTCGCGTACTAGAGACTATTGCGCGCAATGAACAATGGGACGCGCATACAGGAACCACAACCCTCTTTCTCCGCCCCCCACAGCGGCCACAAATCATTACGGGATGCATCACTAATTTTCATGTACCACGATCGAGCCTCATGATGCTGATCGCATCAATAATAGGCCGCGACGAGCTTATGCGCCTCTATGCGCACGCGATCACGCGACGCTATCGCTTTTACTCGTTCGGAGACGCAATGCTCATCCTCCCCTAG